The sequence ccgatattctttttaaattttccgatgGGGGAGGCAGAGTCGtatgtgattgttttttcaacaatcttaattttttgtcgagcattgtttggattgaacgctccggatatccattgagctttccaatttcgaaaataaagtttttctcttttattgcagcatctctcttaaggggtaaggtcagcattctgtgaatcatatggtggaaagctgccattttgtgttggtgagaatggttagaagtatttggtatgacctgatctgtgttggttggcttcctgtatatctcgagatttaaggtttttgcctctctgacaatgaggatatctaagaaaggtaaactgttgtctttctcctcctcataggtaaatttaatgtttttatgtaagttattaatcatttgtaagaaagttgataaatcattgcgtttgatgatacagaatatatcatcaacgtatcttCACCAGCGATTAGGGAATAATCcctggtttttcaaaaattcttcaagatttgccataaacaattcgcataaaaacggggagagccattggtgccccttgtaactgtttataaaatccgcctctgaatttgaagtaatttacatccatacaaagctgagttaggttcagatatgaccttactttgcttttccataaactgtcactatgttgttgaagtaaccaatcttctaatagattgattgagtcctttaccgggacacttgggaataaggcggttacatcgaatgaCACCATTATTTCGTCTTCTTCGATTTCACCGGAGTTTTTAAGTTGAGTCGTAAATTCTTGTGTGTTGGGGACTGAtctactgaaatttttttttggcatagaatggatttttttactagccatttgacgattttttgggtaggggctcccactgaagaaataatttcccttatttcgttaccaggtttgtgaacctttggtagtcctttgattttgggtaaagaagggttaggaactttgagataattgaggttgatatcaaagtttggattacattcaagaagagttttatccacttttttgataatttcaggaagggggtcggttctttgtttcctataaagatcatcattaattttttgggttATCGAGTTGTCATAATCTTGTTTGTCCATAATAACTACTTTATTTCCCTTGTCACCCTTtacataaaaacaggtttttctcgcaattgtttcactagttcTTTTTCATCTAGGGTTTGCTGGTTATTCAAAGAAGTACTTTTAATGACGTCAGCTACGATAGTTCTGGCATCATTAATTTGAGGAAAGGAAAGATCACAGTTATTTAAACCTGTTTCtatgtctataataacttgttcaaggtttacttttgaagaaattgcataatttaaaaaaaagccgcagttttaattaattttaactactagacacaaaataaccactcaagtgtccgatttcaaccaaaagttaaagttaaccgcgaaatggttcacagccttagtggTCGTTCCGATACACACTAATATGCCTATCTTTACTGATATTTTTCAAGGCCGTCCCGAATCCCGATGCGCACTATATTTTCTTACAACACGTTCGTGCCGAGAAATGTTATTAACGTTAGTCCCGATCAGCTCCACAACGAACTACACTGCTTCGTCCCAGTTCACATTCAATCTTACTTTCAGCGGTTCTCCGTATCCGCACTAAAGTCTCTCACGGCCGTTTCGGTCCGTGTGTAAATTTAATACAACGGTTGCTCGTCTACGCTCATTCCTTTACATATTATATTCTTTTTCGAAGCTGAATGTTTTGTCGTTTTGGGGAAAAATACTTCATCCCTCTTCGCTATTTgtctgtgtgtcaaataatatcactcaattttcttgaagttagcttttcacaaacttaaattcaagggAAAGGTCTTACGTCCTTATAAAAatatcctgaatttcattttggtccgatttccggttacAGAATTACTtctcaaactaagattcaacttGAAAGTATTAAATCCATATGaagttttttaatttcattcttaTTTGATTTCCCGTTCCGTATTTATAAGGCGATGTGTGTTTAAAGTATGAAAATGATGTCATTCACATTCACAGAGGTTAcgaaaaccgattttcgcaaacgtgAATGGTTCATACAAAGCTCCAGAATTTTATcttaatccgacttccggttccgtaaataCAGGGTTTAAATGCAGAAAATTCAATTCATGGAGTGTTTTTCCATAAGTGACACTGTGAATTGCAGCGAGTGCCTTAAAATTGATTAGTAAATTTCCCCAATTTGCAGTGATTCAATGAAATACTCTAAATTAAATGcattcaaccgatttttacaaatctcatgtaaggtcttacaatcccatagGTGACTgctaaattttatttgaagtATGAGATGAGTATTTTAAATATCAACCTATAAAGTAATGTGACGATGCAACAAACGTTAAAAGTCTTCTGAATATGAATTCATACATATTCTAAATCATAGGTCATGTTAGTTTATGGCTACACGAATAAACTTGATTATCAGGTTACTTCGTCTCTTGTCgctatttttttctaataacgATTCGTCAGTAATGGTtatatggttggaagagcatcttttattcccgcgaaaTACAAGTAAGCGACTCTGGTTACATATTCGCCCAACCCttattgttcgcttttcggtaatagCTTTAGTAAGAAGGGTAAATCTACTCGCATCCACTgacaagtccttgaactgatagcttcacttcacatcacacacGAATTAACTTGACAAccggattccggttccggaaagaccgaaaataattgttaaaaaaaactctaaaattgAACTTTCTTCGATTTCACAGTAAATGCGATTTTTACTAGCTTAGATACAAACGGCATGTCTTCTAAAAATTCCAGAAAAATGATTGGACCCAACTTGCGGTTCCACAATGTCAAACCGTCGTTTAGAACAACAAAGTAGGAAAAACCTTTttagctcaaaactgtttcaatttgtggtGTATAttaacgatttgttttagttttgTCAAAACGTAGATCCGCAGTGAACTAGTTCTAAGTTTGATCGGTTTCTAACGAGGAAAAAGGGTTAAAAAATTACATGCGAATACATTGCCCGTAATtgcatcacagactaacagacaggacactcaaatttgattcttcaatcattttaacggtcatttcgaatattccattatttgggacagtactcacatgtgtcatgatggcgccacgttaccctatcaaaaacatcatgtctgtcatctagactgtctttatttttttcatttaccaacagagttgccattcatacagaattacctgtaatgtattgatttgtatacgtccatgcgaatttcatgcaggatacagatttaatacatattgccaaagataaactgaagattacaatgttccatacgtttcattgaaaaatgttgggtcagtaatcgtgaaccagttggttcagtaataatgtaattttattgaccctccgttaacaagcgtcgactagttccgacaaaatgccatggaaacaatacaagttagaaaggaagcacacatatgtttacattcagcatataatgatttcttgccacaactgatgcttcatgggatgaggctataacaaactaaataaattctagacaatggttctaagtagttttcactttcttattctaagaatcactgatataaagcgaaatttctcaatatcgttcatactgtaacttgatatttttccaaacataaacaatcattgtcatagttacgacgcatctagtgatcagacacttgttgttttgcttcaaaatactcaaattgacagtgaaccgagctcatcgaggggtcctattcaaatgatacctaagaaatcgcagactactctatcttgagtttatctttgatattgcctaaactatatacataattgcgcctacttctcatcctccaactcaataaaaaatcgaacccgttttgttacaatatttactttcttctggtctgccgccacttaatttcgggtgaaaactaccaacacaataaaaaatagtctagatgaacaaatttgagtcgaataaatggttaccctccaacatcaagaaaaagttaaatatattatcaacgtaatccaataaaacattgtgacgattcattttcaaatattttgatgaaatcaggcatccctgcaagcagctgatcggtgttgacaaacgaggggaaaccaactagtaaaaaaacttttacataacacaaggggtgtacagatagtaaatagttcgcgcagtacaatataggtggaactagtgcatcacgaaaaataatttttattagaatttactcatactgtcatgtctgttagtctgtgattgcatatcagtcccatcgaTCGAATcgtacaagtcgaacggaataaagaatgcaaaattcgaactcgaacgaaagtgtagattcgttcgtatcacaaatccgtcggattgcagaatcggggtggtTGTAAGATAATGCTTCGTTATATTTTGGGTAAGTATGATTACTCATTTTCAACTTTGGGTAAGTATGATTATGGCAAAATTGGGTAACTTTGAACTCTATTTTGGGTAGCCATAAACAAGCGTGCGTGCAATTTTGACAATCTCAGTTTGTTTCGTCATCTTCGATCGACCGTTCATTCTCAAAACATATTCGAACTTTTTCGTTCGGGAATTAACTTCCCTGTGTGATAAAATCAGATTAATACCAATTTTAAACTAAGTTTGAACACATCAGGTGAGTTCTTCTTTCAATAAAAATGGTTTAACTATTTCTTTTATAAAACTAAAATAATACGCTACGATATGTTTAATTTTACCTTacgtaatttttggtgctttgACAACTAAATCTATTGTTTTATTATAGAACAAACATGTCTGGTTTGTTTCGAGTTGGTGTCCGGTTTGTGAACCGCCCAGCAACAGTGAAGTTAATTCTTCAACCAGAAGCATGCTCCCCGATACTGATACCCTCCTGTAGCATCTCTGGTAAGACACTGCGCGGTTCCAATTTGAGCAGACCGAAGCCTTTCCCATACCTCGAAAAGAAATACACGGCATTCCAAGCCTGTAAAGATGTTCTGTTTAAAACGACTACTAACCGATTCGACGAGAATACAAAGGTAAAGTTCATCGATAATTTCGGTGCATCATTTGATTTGATATTTGCACATTTATTTTGCTGCAGGTTGTAGTTGTTGAAGGACCAATTGCAGCGGGAAAGTCTGCATTTGCCAAGGAGCTTGCCATTGAACTAGAGATGAAGTATTTTCCGGAGGCAACTATGGACGGCTGTTACAAAAATTCATATGGGTATGATATGCGTCAATTAGATCCTCGATTACCGCTCAATATGCGAAGTTTCGATGCTAACAACTTTCTGCAAGATCCCACTAATCGCAATGTAGCGAGTTTTCAGCTTCGCATGTTGGTTCAACGCTATTCACAGTATATCGATGCACTAGCCCATCTTTTTTCCACTGGTGAAGGAGTTGTGTTGGATCGATGCGTGTATTCTGATTTTGTCTTTGTCGAAGCCATGTTCAAAAATGGGTTTATTTCCAAAGGTGCTCGTTCTGTTTATTATGATTTGGTCAAAAACACTTTTTCGGAGCTCATGAAACCTCATTTGGTTATCTATCTGGATGTCCCTGTGCAGAATGTGAAAGATCGTATCAAAAAGCGATCTCATCCAGCTGAAGTCAACTCGAAAGCATTAACCGACAAATATCTAACAGACATGGAACAAATTTATAAACAGCAATATTTGAAGGATATCAGTACCCATGCTGAACTATTAGTTTATGATTGGTCGAACTACGGTGAAACAGAAGTCGTTGTTGAGGACATTGAACGAATCGATTTTGATCGTTTTGACAAAGATGATACTCACATGCGTGATTGGCGTTTCGAGAATGAAGAAGATTGGACCGAAGCAC comes from Malaya genurostris strain Urasoe2022 chromosome 3, Malgen_1.1, whole genome shotgun sequence and encodes:
- the LOC131436905 gene encoding NADH dehydrogenase [ubiquinone] 1 alpha subcomplex subunit 10, mitochondrial, with the protein product MSGLFRVGVRFVNRPATVKLILQPEACSPILIPSCSISGKTLRGSNLSRPKPFPYLEKKYTAFQACKDVLFKTTTNRFDENTKVVVVEGPIAAGKSAFAKELAIELEMKYFPEATMDGCYKNSYGYDMRQLDPRLPLNMRSFDANNFLQDPTNRNVASFQLRMLVQRYSQYIDALAHLFSTGEGVVLDRCVYSDFVFVEAMFKNGFISKGARSVYYDLVKNTFSELMKPHLVIYLDVPVQNVKDRIKKRSHPAEVNSKALTDKYLTDMEQIYKQQYLKDISTHAELLVYDWSNYGETEVVVEDIERIDFDRFDKDDTHMRDWRFENEEDWTEARARYMDKFDLMNYFNVPRYDVPELIVSPEDYKEWYEVWYDAPGMKFSKGYNAECGDQGILTKTKIEKRF